From Aquabacter sp. L1I39, the proteins below share one genomic window:
- a CDS encoding globin family protein: protein MTPSQVALVQASFAKVAPIADAAASLFYGRLFEIAPDVRPMFKSDISEQGRKLMATLAVVVNGLAKPESILPAAQALARRHTAYGVTADHYAPVGAALIWTLEEGLGPDFTPDVKAAWVAAYTLLSGVMIDAAAEAPASA from the coding sequence ATGACCCCGAGCCAGGTTGCCCTTGTGCAGGCGTCCTTCGCCAAGGTTGCTCCGATCGCAGATGCCGCAGCCAGCCTCTTCTATGGCCGGCTGTTCGAGATCGCGCCCGACGTGCGGCCGATGTTCAAGTCGGACATCTCCGAACAGGGCCGCAAGCTCATGGCCACGCTCGCGGTGGTGGTCAACGGCCTTGCCAAGCCCGAATCCATCCTTCCCGCCGCGCAGGCCCTCGCCCGTCGTCACACCGCCTATGGCGTCACCGCCGATCATTACGCCCCGGTGGGCGCGGCGCTGATCTGGACGCTGGAAGAGGGCCTTGGGCCCGACTTCACGCCGGACGTGAAAGCCGCCTGGGTGGCGGCCTACACGCTGCTGTCCGGCGTAATGATCGACGCGGCGGCTGAAGCCCCCGCGTCGGCCTGA
- a CDS encoding NAD(P)/FAD-dependent oxidoreductase produces MTAPLVIIGNGMAAARLCEELRGRDPACPVTVVGAEPHPAYNRVLLSDVLARKVAVEDLVLKPAAWWERHGIHVMQGVPATGIDRTEKTVTLSDGSVLPYSRLVLATGSHPIRLPLPGADLPGVLTFRDLKDVEALIAAARPGTRAVVIGGGLLGLEAASGLAAAGAETTLVHLMDRLMERQLDPAAAALLRGSLEARGVKVQLEADSARIEGTDRACGLRLKDGTLLPADLVVMACGVRPNADLARSAGLSCARGVLVDDQLATSDPAIHAIGECAEHRGAVYGLVAPAYEQARALAAHLCGERAAYEGSTVSTNLKVSGVYVFSAGDITGGPGCEDILLTDTGRGTYRRLILKEGRLVGAVLFGDTSDGLFYLDLITRHAPVAHLRADLAFGRSALERAA; encoded by the coding sequence ATGACCGCCCCCCTCGTCATCATCGGCAATGGAATGGCAGCCGCCCGCCTCTGCGAGGAGCTGCGCGGCCGCGATCCTGCCTGCCCGGTGACGGTGGTGGGGGCGGAGCCGCACCCGGCCTATAATCGGGTGCTGCTCTCCGACGTGCTGGCCCGCAAGGTGGCGGTGGAAGACTTGGTGCTGAAACCTGCCGCCTGGTGGGAGCGCCACGGCATCCACGTGATGCAGGGCGTGCCGGCCACCGGCATCGACCGGACGGAAAAGACGGTGACGCTGTCTGACGGGAGCGTGCTGCCCTATAGCCGGCTCGTGCTTGCCACCGGATCCCATCCCATCCGGCTGCCCTTGCCGGGGGCGGATCTGCCGGGTGTTCTGACCTTCCGCGACTTGAAGGATGTGGAAGCCCTCATCGCCGCCGCGCGGCCCGGCACCCGGGCGGTGGTGATTGGTGGCGGACTGCTGGGCCTGGAGGCCGCGAGCGGACTTGCCGCCGCGGGCGCCGAGACGACCCTCGTCCACCTGATGGACCGGCTGATGGAGCGTCAGCTGGATCCCGCCGCCGCCGCCCTCCTGCGGGGGAGCCTGGAAGCGCGTGGCGTAAAAGTGCAGCTTGAGGCCGACAGTGCCCGTATCGAGGGCACGGACCGTGCCTGTGGCCTGCGCCTCAAGGATGGCACGCTCCTGCCCGCCGACCTGGTGGTGATGGCCTGCGGGGTGCGCCCCAATGCGGACCTCGCCCGGTCGGCGGGCCTCTCCTGCGCCCGGGGCGTGTTGGTGGACGACCAGCTCGCCACCAGCGACCCGGCCATCCATGCCATCGGCGAATGCGCCGAGCATCGCGGCGCGGTCTATGGCCTGGTGGCACCCGCCTATGAGCAGGCCCGCGCGCTCGCGGCCCATTTGTGCGGGGAGCGCGCGGCCTATGAAGGCAGCACCGTTTCCACCAACCTGAAGGTCTCCGGCGTCTACGTCTTCTCCGCCGGCGACATCACAGGCGGGCCGGGATGCGAGGACATCCTGCTCACCGATACCGGCCGGGGCACCTATCGCCGCCTGATCCTGAAGGAGGGGCGGCTCGTGGGCGCCGTGCTGTTCGGCGATACGTCGGACGGCCTCTTCTATCTCGACCTCATCACCCGTCACGCGCCCGTCGCCCATCTGCGCGCGGACTTGGCCTTCGGCCGGTCCGCGCTCGAGCGGGCGGCCTGA
- a CDS encoding NirA family protein produces MSADFTIDQKRYLEGFVSGAQAARAMKGAVPAAPAAEPTGPEAASHRAMARTEAEGRKLCPEEKAKREELGLDSYPRMKEAAAKGEFPKGPDLLRWKYHGLFYVAPAQDSFMCRLRIPNGILTHWQMRGLADIAERHGGGYADVTTRANLQIRDIPATDGVILLEKLVDLGLTAKGSGADNIRNVTGTPTAGIDPQELLDTRPYAKEWHHYILNTRDMYGLPRKFNVAFDGAGRIGALEDTNDIGFQAVKVKAGFGVEPGVWFRLALGGITGHKDFARDTGVVVRPEEATKVAAAIVRVFIDSGDRTDRKKARLKYVLDAWGFEKFLKAVEDKLGAPFIRLPAEAILPRPETDRLAHLGVHPQKQPGLNWIGVGLPVGRLTVEQMRGLSDLASSHGDGDLRLTVWQNVILSGVPDGRVNEVKSHIDALGLSAEADPLQAGIVACTGSRGCKFGNADTKGTARAIAAHCEGRVDLDGPVNIHVTGCHNSCAQHYIGDIGLIGARVAINDEGDTVDGFHLLVGGGFGSEAAIAEELYRDVKAQDVPATVERLLVAYLAHRSGTETFADFTRRTGAEALKRLVDAELVA; encoded by the coding sequence ATGAGTGCCGACTTCACCATCGACCAGAAGCGCTATCTGGAAGGCTTCGTCTCCGGCGCGCAGGCCGCTCGCGCGATGAAGGGCGCCGTGCCCGCGGCGCCGGCCGCGGAACCCACCGGCCCCGAGGCCGCCAGCCACCGCGCCATGGCCCGCACCGAGGCGGAGGGGCGCAAGCTGTGCCCGGAGGAGAAGGCCAAGCGGGAAGAATTGGGGCTCGACAGTTATCCGCGCATGAAGGAGGCGGCGGCCAAGGGCGAATTTCCGAAGGGCCCCGATTTGCTGCGCTGGAAGTATCACGGCCTGTTCTACGTGGCCCCCGCGCAGGACAGTTTTATGTGCCGCCTGCGCATTCCCAACGGTATTCTCACCCATTGGCAGATGCGGGGGCTCGCGGACATCGCCGAGCGCCATGGCGGCGGCTATGCGGACGTGACCACGCGGGCCAATCTCCAGATCCGCGACATTCCCGCCACCGATGGCGTCATCCTCTTGGAAAAGCTCGTGGATCTCGGCCTCACCGCCAAGGGGTCAGGTGCGGACAATATCCGTAACGTCACCGGCACACCCACCGCCGGCATCGACCCGCAGGAGCTTCTCGACACCCGCCCCTATGCCAAGGAATGGCACCACTACATTCTCAACACCCGCGACATGTACGGCCTGCCGCGCAAATTCAATGTGGCATTCGACGGCGCAGGGCGCATCGGGGCGCTTGAAGACACCAACGACATTGGCTTCCAGGCGGTAAAGGTGAAAGCGGGCTTCGGAGTCGAGCCCGGCGTATGGTTCCGTCTCGCACTGGGTGGCATCACCGGCCACAAGGACTTTGCCCGCGACACCGGCGTTGTGGTGCGCCCGGAGGAGGCCACCAAGGTGGCGGCCGCCATCGTGCGTGTTTTCATCGACAGCGGCGACCGCACCGACCGCAAGAAGGCGCGGCTGAAATATGTGCTGGATGCCTGGGGCTTCGAGAAATTCCTCAAGGCCGTGGAGGACAAGCTCGGCGCCCCCTTCATTCGCCTCCCAGCCGAGGCCATTCTCCCGCGCCCCGAGACAGACCGGCTGGCGCATCTGGGGGTCCACCCGCAGAAGCAGCCGGGGCTGAATTGGATCGGCGTCGGCCTGCCCGTCGGCCGGCTGACGGTGGAGCAGATGCGTGGCCTATCCGACCTCGCCAGCTCCCATGGGGATGGCGATCTGCGCCTCACCGTCTGGCAGAATGTCATCCTGTCCGGCGTGCCGGATGGGCGGGTGAACGAAGTGAAGTCTCACATCGACGCCCTCGGCCTTTCGGCGGAAGCGGACCCGCTCCAGGCCGGCATCGTCGCCTGCACGGGATCGCGCGGCTGCAAGTTCGGCAATGCGGACACAAAGGGCACGGCCCGCGCCATCGCAGCCCATTGCGAGGGCCGCGTCGACCTTGATGGGCCGGTGAACATCCATGTCACCGGCTGCCACAATTCCTGCGCCCAGCATTATATCGGCGATATCGGCCTCATCGGCGCGCGCGTCGCTATCAATGACGAGGGCGACACGGTGGATGGCTTCCACCTCCTGGTGGGCGGTGGCTTTGGCAGCGAGGCCGCCATCGCCGAGGAACTCTATCGCGATGTGAAGGCGCAGGACGTCCCCGCCACTGTGGAACGGCTGCTCGTCGCCTATCTCGCCCATCGCAGCGGCACCGAGACCTTCGCGGACTTCACCCGGCGCACCGGCGCCGAAGCCTTGAAACGCCTGGTCGATGCGGAGCTTGTGGCATGA
- a CDS encoding sulfite reductase subunit alpha, which translates to MTVQTRPPFVPFLPESAPFSDEQRAWLNGFFAGIFSADAPSGATALSPSEGAALMPAAAEEDDGAPWHDAAMPLAERMKLAEGRPLARRMMAAMAQQDCGQCGYVCETYSKALAEGSETALNLCAPGGKDTLRVLKLLAAEKDGAPASMPAEAAPAPTAAASATMGTRDNPGEVVFLGRTRLNKEGSEKETWHIDFDLTGSGIDYRAGDSFGLFPQNDPALVEAVIAALHAPADFPIGEKTLAEVLLREVSLGAAPDPLFTLISYVTGGARKAVAKALAAGEDPEGDAASLDVLAALEKFPGIRPDPEAFIESLDPLQPRLYSISSSPAATPGRLSLTVDAVRYAIGARTRLGVCSTFLGGRVAPGARLKAYVQKAHGFGLPDDASRPVIMVGPGTGIAPFRAFLHERMATRAPGKNWLFFGHQRRDTDFFYEDELSGLQARGVLTKLDLAWSRDGGAKVYVQDKIRAAGPELWAWLKEGAHFYVCGDAKRMAKDVEKAVMDVAGAVGGLSPDRATAFLADLKKAGRYQADVY; encoded by the coding sequence ATGACCGTACAGACCCGCCCCCCCTTCGTGCCCTTCCTGCCGGAAAGCGCGCCCTTCTCCGATGAGCAGCGGGCCTGGCTGAACGGTTTCTTCGCCGGCATCTTCTCGGCCGATGCCCCGTCCGGTGCCACCGCGTTGTCTCCGTCCGAGGGCGCGGCGCTCATGCCGGCGGCGGCAGAGGAGGATGACGGCGCGCCCTGGCACGATGCCGCCATGCCACTCGCCGAGCGTATGAAGCTGGCTGAAGGGCGCCCGCTCGCCCGCCGCATGATGGCGGCCATGGCCCAGCAGGATTGCGGCCAGTGCGGCTATGTCTGCGAGACCTATTCCAAGGCCCTGGCGGAGGGCAGCGAGACCGCCCTCAATCTGTGCGCGCCCGGCGGCAAGGACACATTGCGCGTGCTGAAGCTGCTGGCAGCCGAAAAGGACGGCGCGCCCGCCTCCATGCCGGCAGAAGCAGCGCCCGCCCCCACCGCCGCGGCCAGCGCCACGATGGGCACCCGGGACAATCCGGGCGAGGTGGTCTTTCTCGGCCGCACCCGCCTCAACAAGGAGGGGTCGGAGAAGGAGACCTGGCATATCGACTTCGATTTGACAGGCTCTGGCATCGATTACCGCGCTGGCGACAGCTTCGGCCTGTTTCCGCAGAACGATCCGGCCCTGGTGGAGGCGGTCATCGCGGCCCTCCATGCGCCCGCCGACTTTCCCATCGGCGAGAAGACGCTGGCCGAGGTCTTGCTGCGCGAGGTGAGCCTTGGGGCGGCGCCCGATCCGCTCTTCACCCTCATTTCCTACGTCACCGGCGGCGCACGCAAGGCGGTGGCCAAGGCCTTGGCGGCGGGGGAGGATCCGGAGGGGGATGCGGCCAGCCTCGACGTTCTGGCGGCGCTGGAGAAATTTCCCGGTATCCGGCCCGACCCGGAAGCCTTCATCGAGAGCCTCGATCCGCTCCAGCCGCGCCTCTATTCCATCTCCTCCAGCCCGGCCGCCACACCCGGCCGGCTCTCGCTGACCGTGGATGCGGTGCGCTACGCCATCGGCGCGCGCACGCGGCTTGGCGTGTGCTCCACCTTCCTCGGCGGCCGGGTGGCGCCGGGCGCGCGCCTGAAAGCCTATGTTCAGAAGGCCCACGGCTTCGGATTGCCCGACGATGCCAGCCGTCCCGTCATCATGGTGGGTCCAGGCACGGGCATCGCGCCTTTCCGCGCCTTCCTGCATGAGCGCATGGCCACGCGCGCGCCAGGCAAGAACTGGCTGTTCTTCGGCCACCAGCGCCGCGACACCGACTTTTTCTATGAAGATGAATTGTCGGGCCTTCAGGCCAGGGGCGTGCTTACGAAACTGGACTTGGCCTGGTCCCGCGATGGCGGTGCCAAGGTGTATGTGCAGGACAAGATCCGCGCCGCTGGCCCTGAACTTTGGGCTTGGCTGAAGGAGGGCGCGCATTTCTATGTCTGCGGCGATGCCAAGCGCATGGCCAAAGACGTGGAAAAGGCGGTGATGGACGTGGCGGGCGCGGTGGGCGGACTGTCGCCGGATCGGGCAACCGCTTTCCTCGCCGACCTGAAAAAGGCCGGCCGCTACCAGGCCGACGTCTATTGA
- a CDS encoding nitrate reductase — MNAPVRNPAAVRTTCPYCGVGCGVVATPEPAGPVHIEGDAAHPANFGRLCSKGAALGETVSHTTRLLTPMMRDGTGTFQPAAWEVALDHIAAGLRQTLERHGPQAIAFYLSGQLLTEDYYAANKLAKGFLGTANVDTNSRLCMASSVAGHKRAFGSDTVPGSYEDLEEADLIILTGSNTAWCHPVLYRRMAAARQRRGTKLVVIDPRRTSTGEEADLFLPIAHGTDTVLFSGLLVHLAETGALDESYIAAHTTGFTAALEQARRIAPTLAAIATATGLSEADVARFFALFAATERTVICYSQGVNQSAQGTDKVNAILNCHLATGRIGRPGMGPFSLTGQPNAMGGREVGGLANQLAAHMGFSPEEVDRVRRFWDAPAMAQKEGLKAVDMFAAIARGEIKALWVMGTNPAVSQPRADAARAGLSRLDLFVVSDNVRHTDTIESGAHILLPAAAWGEKDGTVTNSERRISRQRPFLPRPADVKPDWWALSEVAKRLGHGGAFAWRGPADIFREHATLSGFENAGTRDFDISGLADLSDAAYESLAPVQWPLLPGAERGRARLFGQGGFFTPDRKARFVSPAPPRASSATADFPLLLNTGRIRDQWHTMTRTGLSPRLARHMPVPFVAVNPDDARGLGLEDGGLARLSTAHGTVRLQVRVDAGQALGTVFAPIHWSAATCSDGRVGPLVQDATDPFSGQPDMKATPVALAPLPAPQDAFLLSRTPLDLPEGSFWARVALHGGQGWKVLADLDIRVWQAFGRALIAGRDHAELQDLPGGHYRLAVFEPDGSLALALMAGPHGSVPAWDTLVHLFEHGPVAEADRKVILSGRHGEGEAASGPLVCACFGVGAGAICAAIEGGAATTEAVGARLKAGTNCGSCLPEIRRLIGAAPAPPEEVLTSAA, encoded by the coding sequence ATGAATGCGCCGGTACGGAACCCTGCCGCCGTGCGCACCACGTGCCCTTATTGCGGGGTGGGCTGCGGCGTGGTGGCAACACCGGAGCCCGCCGGCCCCGTCCATATCGAGGGCGACGCCGCCCATCCAGCCAATTTCGGCCGCCTCTGCTCCAAGGGCGCTGCACTCGGCGAGACGGTGAGCCACACGACGCGCCTGCTCACCCCCATGATGCGGGATGGCACCGGCACCTTTCAGCCGGCCGCCTGGGAGGTGGCGCTCGACCATATCGCGGCGGGCCTGCGCCAGACGCTGGAGCGCCACGGGCCGCAGGCCATCGCCTTCTATCTGTCCGGCCAGTTGCTGACCGAGGATTATTACGCCGCCAACAAGCTGGCCAAGGGCTTCCTCGGCACCGCCAATGTGGACACCAATTCCCGCCTGTGCATGGCTTCCTCGGTCGCCGGCCACAAGCGCGCCTTCGGCTCGGACACGGTGCCGGGTAGCTATGAGGACCTGGAAGAGGCGGACCTCATCATTCTGACCGGTTCCAACACCGCCTGGTGCCATCCGGTGCTGTACCGCCGCATGGCGGCGGCGCGACAGCGGCGCGGCACCAAGCTGGTGGTGATCGACCCCCGCCGCACTTCGACCGGCGAAGAAGCCGATCTCTTCCTGCCCATCGCTCACGGAACGGATACGGTTCTGTTCAGCGGACTGCTGGTGCATCTGGCCGAAACGGGCGCGCTGGACGAAAGCTATATCGCCGCCCACACCACCGGCTTCACGGCCGCGCTGGAACAGGCCCGCCGCATCGCCCCCACTCTCGCCGCCATCGCCACGGCGACCGGCCTGTCCGAGGCGGACGTGGCGCGCTTCTTTGCGCTGTTCGCCGCGACCGAGCGAACGGTGATCTGCTATTCCCAAGGGGTGAACCAGTCGGCGCAGGGCACCGACAAGGTGAATGCCATCCTCAATTGCCACTTGGCCACCGGGCGCATCGGGCGACCGGGCATGGGGCCCTTCTCGCTCACCGGCCAGCCAAACGCCATGGGCGGGCGCGAGGTGGGTGGGCTGGCCAACCAGTTGGCCGCCCATATGGGCTTTTCGCCGGAAGAGGTGGACCGGGTCCGCCGCTTCTGGGATGCACCCGCCATGGCGCAGAAAGAGGGCCTCAAGGCGGTGGACATGTTCGCTGCCATCGCGCGCGGCGAGATCAAGGCGCTCTGGGTCATGGGCACCAATCCCGCCGTGAGCCAGCCACGTGCCGATGCGGCGCGTGCGGGGCTCTCCAGGCTCGACCTTTTCGTCGTCTCCGACAATGTGCGCCATACCGACACCATTGAGAGCGGCGCCCATATCCTGCTGCCCGCCGCCGCCTGGGGGGAAAAGGACGGCACCGTCACCAATTCCGAACGCCGCATCTCCCGCCAGCGCCCCTTCCTGCCCCGCCCGGCGGACGTGAAGCCCGATTGGTGGGCGCTCTCCGAAGTGGCCAAGCGTCTTGGCCATGGCGGCGCCTTCGCGTGGCGCGGCCCCGCCGATATTTTCCGCGAGCATGCGACCCTTTCCGGCTTCGAGAATGCGGGCACACGCGACTTCGACATTTCCGGCCTCGCCGACCTCTCCGACGCCGCCTATGAGAGCCTCGCTCCGGTCCAATGGCCGCTTTTGCCCGGCGCGGAACGGGGCCGGGCGCGCCTGTTCGGCCAAGGCGGATTCTTTACGCCGGACCGCAAGGCCCGCTTCGTCTCCCCCGCCCCGCCGCGGGCCTCCTCCGCCACGGCAGACTTCCCGCTCCTTCTGAATACCGGACGCATCCGCGACCAGTGGCACACCATGACGCGGACCGGCCTCAGCCCCCGCCTCGCCCGCCACATGCCCGTGCCCTTCGTTGCGGTGAACCCGGACGATGCGCGCGGCCTGGGCCTCGAGGATGGCGGCCTCGCCCGCCTGTCCACCGCGCACGGCACGGTGCGTCTCCAGGTGCGCGTGGACGCAGGGCAGGCCCTCGGCACCGTGTTCGCCCCCATCCATTGGAGTGCTGCCACCTGCTCCGACGGACGGGTCGGGCCGCTGGTGCAGGATGCGACCGATCCTTTCTCCGGCCAGCCGGACATGAAGGCGACGCCGGTCGCCCTAGCCCCCCTCCCCGCGCCGCAGGACGCGTTCCTCCTATCGCGCACCCCGCTCGACCTGCCGGAGGGCAGCTTTTGGGCGCGAGTGGCGCTCCATGGGGGGCAGGGCTGGAAGGTGCTGGCCGACCTCGATATCCGCGTGTGGCAGGCCTTCGGCCGCGCGCTCATCGCCGGGCGGGACCACGCGGAGCTGCAGGACCTGCCGGGGGGACATTACCGGTTGGCGGTGTTCGAGCCCGATGGGAGCCTCGCCCTCGCGCTCATGGCCGGCCCGCACGGCAGCGTGCCTGCCTGGGACACGCTGGTGCACCTGTTCGAGCATGGACCTGTCGCCGAAGCGGACCGCAAGGTGATCCTCTCCGGCCGGCACGGGGAGGGGGAAGCGGCCTCGGGGCCCCTGGTCTGTGCCTGCTTCGGCGTCGGCGCGGGCGCCATCTGCGCTGCCATCGAGGGCGGGGCGGCGACGACTGAGGCGGTGGGCGCCCGACTGAAGGCGGGCACCAATTGCGGCTCCTGCCTGCCGGAAATCCGCCGTCTCATCGGCGCGGCGCCAGCACCGCCTGAGGAAGTGCTTACGTCCGCCGCATGA
- a CDS encoding gamma-butyrobetaine hydroxylase-like domain-containing protein, with protein sequence MTEHGSGQASAAPAVPSDPWPSELRVAQEKHALVVTFEDGASFTLPAEYLRVESPSAEVQGHAPHEKVTVPGKRMVRIAELHPVGSYAVRIVFDDGHSTGLYSWVLLYTLGLEQEQRFAAYLEALKEKGLSRG encoded by the coding sequence ATGACCGAGCACGGGTCCGGCCAAGCCTCTGCCGCCCCCGCCGTCCCTTCCGATCCTTGGCCCAGCGAGCTGCGCGTCGCGCAGGAAAAGCACGCTTTGGTGGTCACTTTCGAGGATGGCGCGAGCTTCACCTTGCCGGCGGAGTATCTGCGGGTGGAGAGCCCCTCCGCGGAGGTGCAGGGCCACGCGCCGCACGAGAAAGTGACGGTGCCGGGCAAGCGCATGGTACGCATTGCCGAGCTTCATCCCGTGGGCAGTTATGCGGTCCGCATCGTGTTCGATGACGGGCATTCCACCGGGCTCTACAGCTGGGTGCTGCTCTATACGCTTGGCCTCGAACAGGAACAGCGCTTTGCCGCCTATCTGGAGGCGCTGAAGGAAAAGGGCCTCAGCCGGGGCTGA
- the moaA gene encoding GTP 3',8-cyclase MoaA, whose product MDTFGRTVSYLRVSVTDRCDFRCVYCMAEHMTFLPKQDLLSLEELDRLCSAFVERGVRKLRLTGGEPLVRRDVITLFRALSRHLESGKLEELTLTTNGSQLGRYAADLAACGVRRVNVSIDTLNPDKFREVTRWGDLGKVLEGIRAAKAAGIHVKINAVALRDVNEHEIASLMEWCHGEGHDLSLIEVMPLGEVGAERVDQYLPLSEVRAKLEERFTLEDIPYRTGGPARYVEVKQTGGRLGFITPLTHNFCEGCNRVRVTCTGTLYMCLGQEDAADLRAPLRASADDQLLHAAIDAAIFRKPKGHDFVIDRGTRAPAVHRHMSTTGG is encoded by the coding sequence ATGGACACGTTCGGCCGCACCGTCAGCTATCTGCGCGTGTCGGTGACGGACCGCTGTGATTTTCGCTGCGTCTATTGCATGGCAGAGCACATGACCTTCCTGCCCAAGCAGGACCTGCTCTCGCTCGAAGAACTGGACCGGCTGTGCTCCGCCTTCGTGGAACGGGGCGTGCGCAAGCTGCGCCTCACCGGCGGCGAGCCCCTGGTGCGGCGGGACGTGATAACCCTCTTCCGTGCCCTCTCCCGGCACCTGGAGAGCGGAAAGCTGGAAGAGCTGACCCTAACCACCAACGGCTCCCAGCTCGGCCGCTATGCGGCGGACCTCGCCGCGTGCGGCGTGCGGCGGGTGAATGTCTCCATCGACACCCTCAATCCGGACAAGTTCCGGGAGGTGACGCGCTGGGGTGACCTCGGCAAGGTGCTGGAAGGGATCCGCGCCGCCAAGGCTGCAGGCATCCATGTGAAGATCAATGCGGTGGCCCTGCGCGACGTGAACGAGCACGAGATCGCCTCGCTCATGGAATGGTGCCATGGCGAGGGCCACGACCTCTCCCTGATCGAGGTGATGCCGCTCGGCGAAGTGGGCGCGGAGCGGGTGGACCAATACCTGCCCCTGTCCGAGGTGCGCGCGAAGCTGGAGGAGCGCTTCACGCTGGAGGACATCCCCTACCGCACCGGCGGGCCCGCCCGCTATGTGGAGGTGAAGCAAACCGGCGGTCGGCTCGGCTTCATCACGCCCCTGACCCACAATTTCTGCGAGGGCTGCAACCGGGTGCGCGTCACCTGCACGGGCACGCTCTATATGTGCCTCGGCCAGGAGGATGCGGCGGACCTGCGGGCCCCGCTGCGCGCATCGGCGGATGACCAGCTTCTCCACGCTGCCATCGATGCCGCCATCTTCCGCAAGCCCAAGGGCCATGATTTCGTGATCGATCGCGGCACCCGCGCGCCGGCGGTCCACCGGCATATGAGCACCACGGGCGGCTAA
- a CDS encoding DMT family transporter, whose translation MTLSPVMRGIVAMVTSMVLFMGNDTFMKLATAKLPVAEVIGIRSLMAGVLLFALLVVTGDIRDVHHAFRRKVAIRSALDSATTYTYVVALAVLPISTSTTIYMAAPLITTALAVPMLGETVSFKRWCAIIVGFAGAVIVTHPDPSTFDMLALLPLLAALFGSIRDIGTRSIASAVPATVISFSSSVVLSVTGLLFAIMHPWTWPDLTSFLYMAGSGICYAAGTLCLVYAFRNAPVRAVSPLRYVLVPLALVVGYFVFGHMPDGWASVGAVLVVGAGLYSIHQEAVRGRAENRAARALNEAAATGCATPLASAITRAPPR comes from the coding sequence GTGACCCTCAGTCCTGTCATGCGCGGCATCGTGGCCATGGTCACGTCCATGGTGCTGTTCATGGGCAATGATACGTTCATGAAGCTGGCCACCGCCAAGCTTCCCGTTGCCGAGGTCATCGGCATTCGTTCCCTCATGGCGGGGGTGCTTCTCTTTGCGCTGCTGGTGGTCACCGGAGACATCCGGGATGTACACCATGCGTTCCGTCGCAAGGTCGCCATCCGCTCGGCGCTCGATTCCGCCACCACCTATACCTATGTGGTGGCGCTGGCGGTGCTGCCCATTTCCACCTCCACCACCATCTATATGGCCGCGCCCCTCATCACCACGGCGCTCGCCGTGCCCATGCTGGGCGAGACGGTCTCCTTCAAGCGCTGGTGCGCCATCATTGTCGGGTTTGCGGGCGCGGTGATCGTCACCCACCCCGATCCCAGCACCTTCGACATGCTGGCCCTGCTGCCGCTCCTGGCGGCGCTGTTCGGGTCCATCCGCGATATCGGCACGCGCTCCATCGCGTCTGCGGTGCCGGCCACCGTGATCTCCTTCTCCAGTTCGGTGGTGCTGTCGGTCACCGGGCTGCTCTTCGCCATCATGCATCCCTGGACCTGGCCGGACCTGACCTCGTTTCTCTATATGGCGGGGTCCGGCATCTGCTACGCGGCCGGCACGCTGTGTCTCGTCTACGCCTTCCGCAATGCGCCGGTGCGTGCGGTGTCGCCACTGCGCTATGTGCTGGTGCCGCTGGCGCTCGTGGTGGGCTATTTCGTGTTCGGCCATATGCCGGACGGCTGGGCAAGCGTCGGGGCGGTGCTGGTGGTGGGCGCGGGACTATATTCCATCCACCAGGAAGCGGTGCGCGGCCGGGCAGAGAACCGGGCGGCCCGGGCCTTGAACGAAGCCGCGGCCACCGGATGCGCCACTCCGCTCGCGAGCGCCATCACCCGGGCTCCGCCGCGCTGA
- a CDS encoding MarR family winged helix-turn-helix transcriptional regulator — MADEHLRLADFLCFAVYSANHAFNRVYKPLLDELGLTYPQYLAMVVLWEKDGQTVGEIGERLFLESSTLTPLLKRLEANGLVHRLRDSKDERVVRVSLTEAGRALRAKAADVPPCIFAATGGRMEDLVRLKDELVALRETLGTGDEGKTGPA; from the coding sequence ATGGCCGATGAACATTTGCGGCTGGCGGATTTTCTCTGCTTTGCCGTCTATTCCGCGAACCACGCCTTCAACCGCGTCTACAAGCCGCTGCTGGACGAGCTGGGCCTGACCTATCCCCAATACTTGGCCATGGTGGTGCTGTGGGAGAAGGACGGGCAGACGGTGGGAGAGATCGGCGAGCGTCTGTTCCTCGAATCTTCGACGCTCACCCCTCTGCTCAAGCGCCTGGAGGCCAACGGGCTGGTGCACCGCCTCCGGGATTCCAAGGATGAGCGGGTGGTGCGAGTCAGTCTCACCGAGGCGGGCCGCGCCCTGCGGGCCAAGGCGGCGGATGTGCCGCCCTGCATCTTTGCCGCCACTGGCGGACGCATGGAAGACCTCGTCCGGCTCAAGGACGAACTGGTCGCTCTGCGTGAGACCCTGGGGACGGGGGACGAGGGGAAGACCGGGCCGGCCTGA